A single Malaclemys terrapin pileata isolate rMalTer1 chromosome 3, rMalTer1.hap1, whole genome shotgun sequence DNA region contains:
- the HLX gene encoding H2.0-like homeobox protein isoform X2, translating into MYTAGLAPFYASNFSLWSAAYCSASGPGAGGCFPLDHAVVKKPSFCIADILHAGAGEVAAAESLPGASAAGLAAHLGAVHPHAPFHPAGSPLRPTPVVAPDTPAGFPARLSPLSAAYPHHHHQQHRSPGAASSGGGTPTPGRLHGNPTHNGPAPAPSSKDLKFGIDRILSAEFDPKVKESNTLRGPYAVLTKDTLPQTYKRKRSWSRAVFSNLQRKGLEKRFEIQKYVTKPDRKQLAAMLGLTDAQVKVWFQNRRMKWRHSKEAQAQKEKEKEPAEKPGSLPAAEGEREQSPSRSEAESESSDSESLDMTPSDTERTEGADPALHQTSVIKSSGSPDLPAAPPPPAGSESPEPPPAQLGGL; encoded by the exons ATGTACACGGCCGGCCTGGCCCCTTTCTACGCCTCGAACTTCAGCCTGTGGTCCGCGGCGTATTGCTCCGCGTCCGGGCCGGGCGCGGGCGGCTGCTTCCCGCTGGATCACGCCGTGGTGAAGAAGCCTTCCTTCTGCATCGCAGACATCCTGCACgccggggcgggggaggtggcGGCGGCCGAGAGCCTGCCCGGAGCGTCTGCCGCCGGCCTGGCCGCTCACTTGGGAGCGGTCCATCCCCACGCTCCGTTCCACCCCGCCGGCTCCCCGCTCAGACCCACCCCGGTGGTGGCCCCGGACACCCCTGCCGGCTTCCCAGCTAGGCTCTCCCCGCTCTCTGCCGCGtaccctcaccaccaccaccagcagcaccgATCGCCGGGAGCCgccagcagcggcggcggcaccCCCACCCCGGGCCGGCTGCATGGGAACCCAACGCACAACGGCCCGGCGCCGGCTCCTTCGAGCAAAGATCTGAAATTTGGGATTGATCGCATTTTGTCCGCGGAGTTTGACCCCAAAGTCAAGGAAAGCAACACGCTAAGAG GTCCTTATGCAGTTTTAACTAAAGACACATTGCCTCAAACGTACAAAAGAAAACGTTCCTGGTCCAGAGCTGTGTTTTCCAATCTACAGAGGAAAGGTTTAGAGAAAAGATTTGAAATTCAGAAATATGTCACGAAACCGGACAGAAAACAACTTGCAGCGATGCTGGGACTGACTGATGCCCAA GTGAAGGTCTGGTTCCAGAACAGGCGCATGAAATGGAGACACTCCAAGGAAGCCCAGGCccagaaggagaaggagaaagaacCTGCcgagaagcccggctcgctgccCGCGGCCGAGGGGGAGCGtgagcagagccccagccgctcGGAAGCGGAGAGCGAGAGCAGCGACTCGGAGTCTCTGGATATGACCCCCAGTGACACGGAACGGACTGAGGGCGCCGATCCGGCCCTGCACCAAACCAGTGTCATCAAGTCCTCAGGCAGCCCGGACCTGCCTGCAGCACCGcccccgccagccggctccgagAGCCCCGAGCCGCCGCCTGCGCAGCTGGGCGGCCTATag
- the HLX gene encoding H2.0-like homeobox protein isoform X1 — protein MYTAGLAPFYASNFSLWSAAYCSASGPGAGGCFPLDHAVVKKPSFCIADILHAGAGEVAAAESLPGASAAGLAAHLGAVHPHAPFHPAGSPLRPTPVVAPDTPAGFPARLSPLSAAYPHHHHQQHRSPGAASSGGGTPTPGRLHGNPTHNGPAPAPSSKDLKFGIDRILSAEFDPKVKESNTLRDLTSLLTTSRQTGVHLPTLQPSAGQFFASLDPINEASTILGPLNTNSRNSVQHQFQDTFPGPYAVLTKDTLPQTYKRKRSWSRAVFSNLQRKGLEKRFEIQKYVTKPDRKQLAAMLGLTDAQVKVWFQNRRMKWRHSKEAQAQKEKEKEPAEKPGSLPAAEGEREQSPSRSEAESESSDSESLDMTPSDTERTEGADPALHQTSVIKSSGSPDLPAAPPPPAGSESPEPPPAQLGGL, from the exons ATGTACACGGCCGGCCTGGCCCCTTTCTACGCCTCGAACTTCAGCCTGTGGTCCGCGGCGTATTGCTCCGCGTCCGGGCCGGGCGCGGGCGGCTGCTTCCCGCTGGATCACGCCGTGGTGAAGAAGCCTTCCTTCTGCATCGCAGACATCCTGCACgccggggcgggggaggtggcGGCGGCCGAGAGCCTGCCCGGAGCGTCTGCCGCCGGCCTGGCCGCTCACTTGGGAGCGGTCCATCCCCACGCTCCGTTCCACCCCGCCGGCTCCCCGCTCAGACCCACCCCGGTGGTGGCCCCGGACACCCCTGCCGGCTTCCCAGCTAGGCTCTCCCCGCTCTCTGCCGCGtaccctcaccaccaccaccagcagcaccgATCGCCGGGAGCCgccagcagcggcggcggcaccCCCACCCCGGGCCGGCTGCATGGGAACCCAACGCACAACGGCCCGGCGCCGGCTCCTTCGAGCAAAGATCTGAAATTTGGGATTGATCGCATTTTGTCCGCGGAGTTTGACCCCAAAGTCAAGGAAAGCAACACGCTAAGAG ATCTGACCTCCTTATTAACTACAAGCCGCCAAACTGGGGTTCATCTCCCCACCTTGCAGCCTTCAGCCGGCCAGTTCTTCGCGTCTCTAGATCCCATTAACGAGGCCTCTACTATTCTGGGTCCCTTAAACACAAACTCAAGGAATTCAGTTCAGCACCAGTTTCAAGACACTTTTCCAG GTCCTTATGCAGTTTTAACTAAAGACACATTGCCTCAAACGTACAAAAGAAAACGTTCCTGGTCCAGAGCTGTGTTTTCCAATCTACAGAGGAAAGGTTTAGAGAAAAGATTTGAAATTCAGAAATATGTCACGAAACCGGACAGAAAACAACTTGCAGCGATGCTGGGACTGACTGATGCCCAA GTGAAGGTCTGGTTCCAGAACAGGCGCATGAAATGGAGACACTCCAAGGAAGCCCAGGCccagaaggagaaggagaaagaacCTGCcgagaagcccggctcgctgccCGCGGCCGAGGGGGAGCGtgagcagagccccagccgctcGGAAGCGGAGAGCGAGAGCAGCGACTCGGAGTCTCTGGATATGACCCCCAGTGACACGGAACGGACTGAGGGCGCCGATCCGGCCCTGCACCAAACCAGTGTCATCAAGTCCTCAGGCAGCCCGGACCTGCCTGCAGCACCGcccccgccagccggctccgagAGCCCCGAGCCGCCGCCTGCGCAGCTGGGCGGCCTATag